The DNA window AGTGTGATGTTTCTATCATCAACCGAAAGAACAACGGTGTAGTGTGACGTGTCCCCGTACCTTACAAATGCTATGTGGTTCCTCCTCAGATCCGATATCTCCATCCTGACACCCCTTGCACTCAACCCCTTCGAGGTTGCTGCGAGTATCAGACCATACATGGTGGTCCCTGATTCGTCTGTGCCTGCAAGCTCCGCCAGTTCTGCCTCACTGCAGTGAACTCCAAGGTTTCTGAGAACCGTGGCAAGTGCCGCGGGACCGCAGCTGTGGCCGCTGCTCTGCCTCACTATAACCTCATCACCCAGAGACGATTTCATATCAAAAACCTCCATATTAATACCAGTTTTCATAATAAATTATTAATTATTATTAATAAATGTATATGATCAGAGTGAAACAGAAACCCATGAGCTCATATAACGCATGGTGGTCCTGCTTCAAATGAAAAAGAGGTTGGAAGAGCAGCGAGGAAATACCCTGACCATCGCCAAGAATAGGGGTTCCTCAAAGAATTAAT is part of the Methanothermobacter sp. K4 genome and encodes:
- a CDS encoding cysteine peptidase family C39 domain-containing protein gives rise to the protein MKSSLGDEVIVRQSSGHSCGPAALATVLRNLGVHCSEAELAELAGTDESGTTMYGLILAATSKGLSARGVRMEISDLRRNHIAFVRYGDTSHYTVVLSVDDRNITLADPAMGRIRIRREIFSKIFTGNVLVVEREED